Proteins found in one Candidatus Margulisiibacteriota bacterium genomic segment:
- the trpE gene encoding anthranilate synthase component I, translating to MYYPSEKDFLKLARKGNLVPVYKEIVADLETPVSAYKKIESEYSFLLESVEGGEKIARYSFLGAVPRANVIQPQTLDELNGLLKKYRPVKLPGLPPFCGGLVGYVSYDAVREIEKIPDRNPDPLKLPKISFLLADTLLAFDHVKHKILIIANAHLEKGKDPRQAYRFACARIEALEKKLRAPLTDQIREITLPIKLPDQKVTSNLKKAEYETMVRKAKEYIRSGDIIQVVLSQRLEAACQADPFDVYRVLRMINPSPYMYFFKMGELKIIGSSPEVMVRLTGRTATVRPIAGTMPRGKDEAEDKKLEESLLASKKELAEHVMLVDLGRNDLGRVCDYGSVKVTEQLAVERYSHVMHIVSNVSGKLQAKKTAIDLLKACFPAGTVSGAPKVRAMEIIDELENLRRGLYAGCVGYLSFSGDLDTAITIRTIQVLDGRAYLQAGAGIVADSDPAKEYQETINKAKALLSAVGYFA from the coding sequence ATGTATTATCCAAGCGAAAAGGATTTTCTCAAACTGGCCAGGAAAGGGAACCTGGTCCCGGTCTATAAAGAGATCGTGGCCGACCTGGAAACCCCGGTCTCGGCCTATAAAAAGATCGAAAGCGAGTACTCTTTTCTCCTTGAATCGGTCGAGGGAGGGGAAAAGATCGCCCGCTATTCTTTTTTGGGGGCGGTCCCCCGAGCGAACGTTATTCAGCCGCAAACGCTCGACGAACTGAACGGCTTGCTGAAAAAATACCGGCCGGTCAAACTGCCGGGGCTGCCGCCGTTTTGCGGCGGCTTGGTCGGCTATGTCAGCTACGACGCGGTCCGCGAGATCGAAAAGATCCCCGACCGGAATCCCGATCCGTTAAAACTGCCGAAGATCTCTTTTCTGCTGGCCGATACTTTGTTGGCGTTCGATCACGTTAAGCATAAGATCCTGATCATTGCCAACGCTCATCTTGAAAAGGGGAAGGACCCGCGTCAGGCCTATCGTTTTGCCTGCGCCAGGATCGAAGCGCTGGAGAAAAAGCTCCGGGCGCCGCTCACCGATCAGATCCGGGAGATCACTCTGCCGATCAAACTCCCCGATCAGAAAGTGACTTCCAACCTGAAAAAGGCGGAATATGAAACGATGGTCAGGAAAGCGAAAGAATATATCCGGAGCGGCGATATCATTCAGGTTGTCCTTTCCCAACGGCTGGAAGCGGCCTGCCAGGCCGATCCGTTCGATGTTTATCGGGTCCTGCGGATGATCAATCCTTCGCCGTATATGTACTTCTTTAAAATGGGCGAACTTAAGATCATCGGGTCTTCGCCGGAGGTGATGGTCCGCCTGACCGGACGGACGGCGACCGTGCGGCCGATCGCCGGGACAATGCCCCGGGGGAAAGATGAGGCCGAGGACAAAAAGCTGGAAGAGAGCCTCCTGGCTTCTAAAAAAGAACTGGCGGAACACGTCATGCTGGTCGACCTGGGACGGAACGATCTGGGACGAGTTTGCGATTACGGGTCCGTCAAGGTAACCGAACAGTTGGCGGTCGAACGCTACTCCCACGTCATGCACATCGTCAGCAATGTCTCCGGCAAGCTTCAGGCAAAAAAGACGGCCATCGATCTCCTTAAGGCCTGTTTTCCCGCCGGGACGGTTTCCGGCGCGCCGAAAGTCCGGGCGATGGAGATCATCGACGAACTGGAAAATCTCCGTCGGGGATTATACGCCGGCTGTGTCGGTTATTTAAGTTTTTCCGGCGATCTTGACACCGCGATCACCATTCGGACGATCCAGGTCTTGGACGGCCGCGCCTATTTGCAGGCGGGGGCGGGGATCGTCGCCGATTCCGATCCGGCCAAGGAATATCAGGAAACGATCAATAAAGCCAAAGCGCTACTTTCGGCGGTCGGCTATTTCGCATGA
- the rodA gene encoding rod shape-determining protein RodA, translating to MINFRMLKLSDLLIWGAVAFLVTISLLAIFSATYHLQIRIDGDPYIFVKRQFFSFLIGFVFMWLFAYLDYEHLKAAAPWFYVVAIMLLFLILFTGSTAMGAQRWLQIGFFTFQPSEFSKLAIIMILAYYLSLNRDLNTWQGLVSVGLLVMVPILLIFKQPDLGTALVFFAILLGMLIEGEVSLWTISFLLTPLLSLLFRPLLPLWIFYLLLVYLGLFLARANFWQWLVIFGSNLMIGLALPVMWGVLKPYQQMRIISFLNPAADPLGAGYHTLQSCIAIGGGGFLGKGFLHGTQTQLQFIPEQFSDFIFSAIGEEFGFIGAVGVLAAYALLVWRAVAIALQARDLFGRMLAMGIAVMFTFHFFANVGMAIGILPVVGIPLPFVSFGGSSLIVNLICVGILQSIAMRRQKLIF from the coding sequence ATGATAAATTTCCGGATGCTCAAGCTCTCCGATCTTCTGATCTGGGGAGCGGTCGCTTTTCTCGTCACGATCAGCCTGCTGGCGATCTTCAGCGCGACCTATCATCTGCAGATCAGGATCGATGGCGATCCATACATCTTTGTTAAACGGCAATTCTTTTCTTTTCTGATCGGCTTTGTCTTTATGTGGCTTTTTGCCTACCTTGATTATGAGCATCTGAAAGCCGCCGCTCCCTGGTTTTATGTCGTGGCCATTATGCTGCTTTTTCTGATCCTCTTTACCGGTTCGACAGCCATGGGGGCCCAACGCTGGCTGCAGATCGGTTTTTTTACTTTTCAACCGTCCGAGTTTTCCAAGCTGGCGATTATTATGATCCTGGCGTATTATCTTTCGCTTAACCGCGATCTTAATACCTGGCAGGGGTTAGTCTCGGTTGGATTGTTGGTAATGGTCCCAATCCTGTTGATCTTCAAGCAGCCGGACCTGGGGACGGCGCTTGTGTTTTTCGCTATTCTGCTCGGGATGCTGATCGAAGGGGAGGTTTCTCTCTGGACGATCTCTTTTTTGCTGACGCCGCTCCTTTCCCTGCTTTTCCGTCCGCTGCTCCCGCTATGGATCTTTTATCTGCTGCTTGTTTATCTGGGGCTTTTTCTGGCCCGGGCCAATTTCTGGCAGTGGCTGGTGATCTTTGGCTCCAATTTGATGATCGGCCTGGCCCTGCCGGTGATGTGGGGAGTGCTCAAGCCCTACCAGCAGATGCGGATCATCTCTTTCCTCAATCCGGCGGCCGATCCGTTGGGGGCGGGTTATCATACCTTGCAGAGTTGCATTGCCATCGGCGGAGGCGGTTTTCTGGGTAAAGGATTTTTGCATGGGACCCAAACGCAGCTTCAATTCATTCCGGAACAATTCTCCGATTTTATCTTTTCGGCGATCGGGGAGGAGTTCGGTTTTATCGGGGCCGTTGGTGTTTTGGCCGCTTATGCCTTGCTGGTCTGGCGGGCGGTCGCGATCGCTTTGCAGGCGCGCGATCTTTTCGGCCGAATGCTCGCGATGGGGATCGCGGTCATGTTCACGTTCCATTTTTTCGCCAATGTCGGGATGGCGATCGGGATCCTGCCAGTCGTGGGAATCCCGTTGCCGTTTGTCAGTTTCGGCGGCTCTTCCCTGATCGTCAACCTGATCTGCGTGGGGATCCTGCAAAGCATCGCGATGAGAAGGCAAAAACTGATCTTTTAA
- a CDS encoding LptA/OstA family protein gives MENNAWKIVYLATIFSLIVLGLAYYLMVPRDAELYSQEKTDKLAEFYDTRVTGRKEGRKLWEFTAEKGWTLKNQDASQLINVKNGRIFNKKGALVVASLVAPRAIVNPRTEIIEAFGQPEGVNKPSKLKAVVDLGKFSSKNKQDWTTIIADYIIYRAQQSNSEMTGRAFLIKKNSRLLADAIGIDHEKKIARISGHLRLQRQDGLLKAFFADYYGESEKLDVYGSVTFEVKDKGSKATTIRCGRAILFNDPNQDVELYGGVEAVQGKKVSLAGNGIYSRKGKKLFLFGETKTIIEKAQALVRQETARKIHDVEFLRARTYITSDSIEFSTRSGNARAAGNVVVTQKGKEAKAESAYYDDKREILTMKGSVQMKKGTDWLSCKKITVYISREVFEAEGMVEAKFEL, from the coding sequence GTGGAAAATAACGCCTGGAAAATCGTCTACCTCGCCACTATTTTCTCGCTGATCGTCCTCGGTCTGGCCTACTATTTAATGGTGCCGAGGGATGCCGAGCTCTATTCACAGGAAAAGACCGATAAGTTGGCCGAATTCTATGATACCCGGGTCACGGGTCGAAAAGAGGGCCGAAAATTATGGGAATTTACCGCTGAAAAAGGCTGGACGCTCAAGAACCAGGATGCCTCCCAGTTGATCAACGTCAAAAACGGCCGGATTTTCAATAAAAAAGGGGCTCTGGTCGTCGCCAGCCTGGTCGCTCCCCGGGCGATCGTCAACCCCCGGACCGAGATCATCGAGGCATTCGGACAACCTGAAGGGGTCAATAAACCAAGCAAACTCAAAGCGGTCGTCGATCTGGGGAAGTTTTCCTCTAAAAATAAACAGGATTGGACCACTATTATTGCCGACTACATCATCTACCGCGCCCAGCAGAGCAATTCGGAAATGACCGGCCGCGCGTTCCTGATCAAAAAAAATTCCCGCCTGCTGGCCGACGCCATCGGAATCGACCATGAAAAGAAGATCGCCCGGATCTCCGGCCACTTGCGACTGCAACGCCAGGACGGCCTGCTGAAAGCGTTCTTTGCCGATTATTACGGCGAGAGCGAAAAACTCGACGTTTACGGCAGCGTTACCTTCGAGGTCAAAGACAAAGGGAGCAAAGCGACAACCATCCGCTGCGGCCGGGCAATCCTTTTCAACGACCCCAACCAAGACGTTGAGCTCTATGGCGGAGTGGAAGCGGTCCAGGGGAAAAAAGTCTCGCTGGCCGGAAATGGGATCTATTCCCGGAAAGGGAAGAAGCTCTTCCTTTTCGGCGAGACCAAAACGATCATTGAAAAAGCCCAGGCGCTGGTCAGGCAGGAAACAGCCCGGAAGATCCACGACGTCGAATTCCTCCGCGCCAGGACCTACATCACCTCCGACAGTATCGAGTTCTCCACCCGGAGCGGCAACGCCCGGGCGGCCGGGAACGTCGTTGTCACTCAAAAGGGAAAAGAAGCCAAGGCGGAATCGGCCTATTATGACGACAAGCGCGAGATCCTGACCATGAAGGGGTCGGTCCAAATGAAAAAAGGGACCGATTGGCTAAGCTGTAAAAAAATAACCGTTTATATCAGCCGCGAGGTCTTTGAAGCCGAAGGAATGGTCGAAGCGAAGTTTGAACTTTAA
- the gap gene encoding type I glyceraldehyde-3-phosphate dehydrogenase → MAVKVGINGFGRIGRQVLSAMVDKGVLGNEIEVVAVVDVSTDAKYFAYQIKYDSIHGHFKGTLSTEKSSPAATEDDVIVINGQKIKCVMATKDPSQLPWKDLGVEYVIESTGLFTDSEKAKGHLAAGAKKVIISAPGKGEVKTIVMGVNDNEYDPTKHNIVSNASCTTNCLAPVVHVLLKEGIGVETGLMTTIHSYTATQKTVDGPSKKDWRGGRAAAINIIPSTTGAAKAVGEVLPATKGKMTGMSFRVPTADVSVVDLTFRATKDTSIEEIDALLKKASQTYLKGILGVADEEVVSTDFIHDNRSSIYDSLATLQNNLKGEKRFFKIVSWYDNEWGYSCRVVDLVKMIAAKK, encoded by the coding sequence ATGGCAGTTAAAGTTGGGATCAACGGTTTCGGCAGGATCGGTCGGCAGGTTTTGAGCGCGATGGTCGATAAGGGGGTCCTGGGGAATGAGATCGAGGTCGTCGCCGTCGTTGACGTCAGCACTGACGCCAAATACTTCGCTTACCAGATCAAATATGATTCGATCCACGGCCATTTTAAGGGGACCTTGTCAACGGAAAAGAGCAGCCCCGCCGCGACGGAAGACGATGTCATCGTGATCAACGGCCAAAAGATCAAATGCGTCATGGCGACCAAAGACCCGAGCCAGCTTCCCTGGAAGGACCTGGGCGTTGAATACGTGATCGAATCGACCGGTCTTTTTACCGATTCCGAAAAGGCCAAAGGCCACTTAGCGGCCGGCGCCAAAAAAGTCATCATTTCCGCTCCCGGCAAAGGGGAGGTCAAGACGATCGTTATGGGGGTCAATGACAACGAATACGATCCGACCAAACATAACATCGTTTCCAACGCTTCCTGCACCACCAATTGTCTGGCTCCCGTCGTGCATGTCTTGCTGAAAGAAGGGATCGGCGTTGAGACCGGTCTGATGACCACCATCCATTCCTATACCGCGACCCAGAAGACCGTTGACGGCCCGTCTAAAAAAGACTGGCGTGGCGGCCGGGCGGCGGCGATCAACATTATTCCATCTACTACCGGCGCGGCCAAAGCGGTCGGCGAAGTTCTGCCGGCGACCAAAGGCAAAATGACCGGGATGTCTTTCCGCGTGCCGACGGCCGATGTTTCCGTGGTTGACCTGACCTTCCGGGCGACTAAAGATACTTCGATCGAAGAGATCGACGCCTTGTTGAAAAAGGCTTCCCAGACCTACCTGAAGGGGATCCTTGGCGTCGCCGACGAAGAAGTGGTCTCCACCGACTTTATTCATGACAATCGCTCCTCGATCTATGATTCGCTGGCCACGCTTCAGAACAATCTGAAGGGGGAAAAGCGCTTCTTCAAGATCGTTTCCTGGTACGACAACGAATGGGGTTATTCCTGCCGCGTCGTCGACCTGGTTAAAATGATTGCCGCCAAAAAGTAA
- a CDS encoding phosphoglycerate kinase, with amino-acid sequence MAKKTIEDIKELKGKKVLVRVDFNVPQDEKQNITDDTRIRGAIPTIKYLSDKGGRVILVSHLGRPKAGPDDKFRLGPIAKMLSQLMGKNIGYVKDCIGPEVEAAVSALKDGDILLLENVRFYKEEEKNDPAFAKKLAALADVYVDDAFGTAHRAHASTEGVTKYLKGYAGYLMEKEIKFLGKLLENPGHPFVAILGGAKISGKIDVITNLLPKVDTLIIGGGMAYTFFKARGISVGNSLVEEDKVGLARDVLKKAIDLGVPIMLPIDHIVADKYDANANSQLVTRAGIPDNWQGMDIGPETITKFSHAVKKAKTIFWNGPLGVFEFDKFANGTLSIAKMVAVATEQNGAISVIGGGDSVAAVEKAKLADKMTHISTGGGASLEFVEGKTLPGIACLQDK; translated from the coding sequence ATGGCCAAGAAGACAATTGAGGATATAAAGGAACTTAAAGGGAAAAAAGTCCTGGTCCGCGTCGATTTCAATGTTCCGCAGGATGAGAAGCAGAACATTACCGACGATACCAGGATCCGCGGCGCGATCCCGACCATTAAGTATCTTTCCGATAAAGGGGGACGCGTGATCCTGGTGTCCCACCTTGGCCGGCCGAAAGCCGGACCGGATGATAAGTTTCGGCTGGGGCCGATCGCAAAAATGCTTTCCCAGTTGATGGGTAAGAACATCGGTTATGTCAAAGACTGCATTGGGCCGGAAGTCGAAGCGGCTGTCTCCGCTCTTAAGGATGGCGACATTCTTCTCCTGGAAAACGTCCGTTTCTATAAGGAAGAGGAAAAAAACGACCCCGCGTTCGCCAAAAAACTAGCCGCGCTGGCCGATGTTTACGTTGATGACGCCTTTGGCACCGCTCATCGGGCGCATGCCTCGACCGAAGGGGTGACCAAGTATCTAAAGGGGTACGCCGGTTACCTGATGGAGAAGGAGATCAAATTCCTGGGGAAATTGCTCGAAAATCCCGGCCATCCGTTCGTGGCGATCCTGGGCGGGGCGAAGATTTCAGGGAAGATCGACGTCATAACCAATCTCCTGCCCAAAGTTGATACTTTGATCATTGGCGGCGGTATGGCTTACACTTTCTTTAAAGCTCGCGGGATCAGCGTCGGCAATTCCCTGGTGGAAGAAGATAAGGTCGGACTGGCCAGAGACGTCCTTAAAAAAGCGATCGATCTTGGCGTGCCGATCATGCTTCCCATCGATCACATCGTCGCCGATAAGTACGACGCCAACGCGAATTCACAGTTGGTCACGAGGGCCGGTATTCCCGATAATTGGCAGGGGATGGATATCGGGCCGGAAACGATCACCAAGTTCAGCCACGCCGTTAAGAAAGCGAAGACAATTTTCTGGAACGGTCCGTTAGGGGTCTTTGAGTTCGATAAATTTGCCAATGGGACCCTCTCGATTGCCAAAATGGTGGCGGTCGCGACCGAACAAAACGGCGCGATCTCGGTTATTGGCGGCGGTGACTCGGTCGCGGCGGTCGAAAAGGCCAAATTGGCCGATAAGATGACCCATATCTCGACCGGCGGCGGCGCCTCCCTCGAATTTGTCGAAGGGAAAACGCTCCCCGGCATTGCTTGTCTGCAAGACAAGTAG
- the secG gene encoding preprotein translocase subunit SecG, protein MVGLLIFLQILSGALLVIAVLLHTAKGEGLGGIGGSARLFGTPKGMEEGLDRLTWGLAGAFMLFSLFLAMLKA, encoded by the coding sequence ATGGTAGGTTTATTGATTTTCTTACAGATCCTGTCCGGCGCGTTGCTGGTGATAGCCGTATTGCTCCATACCGCGAAAGGGGAAGGCTTGGGCGGGATCGGCGGTTCGGCCCGTCTTTTCGGCACCCCAAAAGGAATGGAAGAGGGGCTTGACCGTTTGACCTGGGGTTTGGCCGGGGCCTTTATGTTGTTTTCTTTGTTCCTGGCGATGTTGAAAGCGTAA
- a CDS encoding PAS domain S-box protein encodes MTGNQDPVVGIQDKISLDKVFAQIPGMVYQFLRKPDGTYTVPFASEAIRGIFGCSPQDVRHDFSLIIKALYLEDKERVIQSIEDSADKLTPWQCEYRVQLPGQPIRWMLARSVPERQNDGSIIWFGYNVDITERKMAEEAVRQSEEKFSAAFKASPDLMSITRLSDGQILDVNNGYSRLLGYARDETVGKTTAELSIWADAAERAKFIALLKESGEVNDLEITLRRKDGTLVPCLDSARTFNLQGEPCVLSVVKDITGQKRADNDFSKKVSELERFNKVAMEREDRIIELKQEVKKLKEQLMK; translated from the coding sequence ATGACTGGCAACCAGGACCCTGTAGTTGGAATTCAAGATAAAATTTCCTTAGATAAAGTTTTTGCCCAAATTCCCGGGATGGTCTATCAATTCTTAAGAAAACCGGACGGAACTTATACCGTTCCCTTCGCCAGCGAAGCGATCCGCGGCATTTTCGGCTGTTCCCCGCAAGACGTGCGCCATGATTTTTCACTCATAATCAAAGCCCTTTATCTTGAAGATAAGGAAAGGGTCATTCAATCCATTGAAGATTCCGCCGATAAATTAACGCCCTGGCAATGCGAATATCGGGTTCAGCTGCCAGGACAACCGATCCGCTGGATGTTGGCTCGATCGGTCCCGGAAAGGCAAAATGACGGCAGCATCATTTGGTTTGGCTACAATGTCGACATTACGGAGCGCAAAATGGCCGAAGAAGCGGTGCGTCAATCCGAAGAGAAGTTCTCCGCCGCTTTTAAGGCGTCCCCCGATTTGATGAGCATCACCCGTTTAAGCGACGGACAGATCCTGGACGTCAACAACGGTTATTCGCGGTTGCTGGGTTACGCGCGCGATGAGACCGTCGGCAAGACCACCGCCGAACTTTCGATCTGGGCGGATGCGGCCGAGCGGGCAAAATTTATCGCGTTATTGAAAGAATCCGGCGAAGTTAACGACCTTGAAATAACGCTTCGCCGCAAAGATGGGACCTTGGTGCCGTGCTTGGACTCGGCCCGGACCTTCAATCTCCAGGGAGAGCCTTGCGTTCTCTCGGTCGTTAAAGATATTACCGGGCAAAAAAGAGCGGACAATGACTTTTCGAAGAAGGTTAGTGAACTTGAACGGTTCAATAAGGTTGCCATGGAGCGCGAAGATCGGATCATCGAGCTGAAGCAGGAAGTTAAAAAGCTTAAGGAACAACTGATGAAATGA
- a CDS encoding ATP-binding protein, translated as MNYSFAVLDFLGAFLAASSAIVIIARNPKDKLCQAFFGYAMMIGFFNLFNALMMTAASMTVAFLHTRFAVVFWILFLLFFVQFCLIVAKLDRDKYYRAGLFVITLAAASVNYLNFTTDWFYKIPVMTAYGYSDLFGRWYWVFVLCSIVMVLIPIYLLTRAWRETKSKREKRQSQTILAALIIGLLVGALLDGFLPTLGVFVQSTAPFISTLYVLVFAYAITRYGLLNVTPANLANDILNMIPGLLLFADVARKIRLANHSLLRNLGYSRDEIIGQDCSILHADQKNHEELHLELARVGTFSQKKALLLTKTGEPMPVNVEAAEVKDVSGEKIGEIFLFIDARKEESLLKKQQVMIEELTKTKERMLSILEDTTEARDDAKNKSEELALAIGNLKEVDRMKNRFMTVMSHELRTPLTPIKGFSSMLLDGQLGQLSEPQANAVTSIQRESDHLSLLIDSILDLAKLESGRRLELNTEPISMRRMLDEFALIVKPQCALKEQTLELVVPDDFNTIIGDRSKLHRLLTNVIGNAINFTPNGGKISIVGQNVENGVELRVIDNGIGIEAQYLEKIFERFFQIDNSYSRATGGVGLGLAISRAIVEAHGGKIRAESKGIGWGTAIIINLPVGGNK; from the coding sequence ATGAACTATAGTTTTGCCGTACTTGATTTTTTGGGCGCGTTTTTGGCCGCTTCCAGCGCGATCGTTATAATTGCCCGCAATCCTAAGGATAAACTTTGCCAGGCCTTTTTCGGCTATGCCATGATGATCGGATTTTTTAACCTATTTAACGCTTTAATGATGACCGCGGCGTCCATGACGGTGGCTTTTCTGCACACGAGATTTGCGGTCGTCTTTTGGATCTTATTTTTGTTGTTCTTTGTTCAGTTTTGCCTGATCGTGGCGAAGTTGGACCGCGACAAATATTACCGAGCGGGCCTTTTCGTGATAACGCTTGCCGCCGCGTCGGTTAATTATTTGAACTTTACGACGGATTGGTTTTATAAAATTCCGGTTATGACCGCTTACGGCTACTCCGACTTGTTCGGCCGCTGGTACTGGGTATTTGTGCTTTGTTCCATCGTCATGGTCTTGATCCCGATCTATTTATTGACTAGAGCCTGGCGGGAAACAAAAAGTAAACGGGAAAAGAGACAGAGCCAAACTATCCTGGCGGCCCTTATTATAGGGCTCCTGGTCGGCGCCTTGCTGGATGGTTTTTTGCCGACGCTTGGGGTTTTTGTTCAAAGCACGGCACCGTTTATTTCCACGCTCTATGTGCTGGTCTTTGCCTACGCGATTACCCGCTATGGCCTGTTGAACGTGACGCCGGCCAATCTTGCCAACGACATCCTGAATATGATCCCCGGTTTATTGCTGTTCGCCGATGTCGCGCGAAAGATCCGACTGGCCAATCACAGCCTTCTTAGGAACCTCGGCTACTCGCGCGATGAGATTATCGGGCAGGATTGTTCGATCCTCCATGCCGATCAAAAAAATCACGAGGAGCTGCATCTTGAACTGGCGAGAGTCGGGACGTTCAGCCAAAAGAAAGCTTTGCTTTTAACGAAAACCGGGGAGCCGATGCCGGTCAACGTCGAAGCGGCCGAGGTCAAGGATGTTTCCGGCGAGAAGATCGGCGAGATCTTCCTGTTTATTGACGCTCGTAAAGAGGAGTCCTTGCTTAAAAAACAGCAGGTAATGATCGAGGAACTGACCAAGACCAAAGAACGGATGTTGAGCATTCTGGAAGACACGACCGAAGCCAGGGATGACGCCAAAAATAAATCCGAGGAATTGGCGCTGGCGATTGGGAACTTAAAGGAAGTCGATCGGATGAAAAATCGCTTTATGACGGTCATGTCGCACGAGCTTCGGACGCCGCTGACCCCGATCAAGGGTTTTTCTTCCATGCTCCTTGACGGGCAGCTCGGCCAATTATCCGAACCGCAGGCGAACGCCGTTACTTCCATCCAGCGGGAAAGCGATCATTTATCGTTGTTGATCGACAGCATTCTTGATTTGGCTAAATTAGAGAGCGGCCGGCGGCTGGAACTGAACACCGAACCGATTTCGATGAGGCGCATGCTTGATGAATTCGCGCTGATCGTGAAGCCGCAATGCGCGCTGAAAGAGCAAACTCTGGAACTTGTTGTCCCGGATGATTTCAATACGATCATCGGCGATCGGAGCAAACTCCACCGGCTCTTGACCAATGTTATTGGGAACGCGATCAATTTTACCCCGAACGGCGGCAAGATCTCGATCGTCGGCCAAAACGTCGAGAACGGAGTCGAATTGCGGGTGATCGATAATGGGATCGGGATCGAAGCGCAGTATTTGGAGAAGATCTTTGAGCGGTTTTTTCAAATTGATAATTCATATTCCCGGGCGACCGGCGGGGTCGGTTTGGGGCTCGCGATCTCCCGGGCGATAGTCGAGGCGCATGGCGGCAAGATCCGGGCGGAATCAAAAGGGATCGGCTGGGGAACAGCGATTATTATAAATCTGCCGGTTGGAGGAAACAAATGA
- a CDS encoding response regulator, giving the protein MKKILLIEDYQPTVEMINLMLKMQGYEVEIAYCGKEGLQKAAAADLILLDVMMPEMDGLEVCRRLKSADSTKHIPVIIVSIRADDLGKEGREIGAAAYLAKPFEPERLLDLIKKHLPG; this is encoded by the coding sequence ATGAAAAAAATATTATTAATTGAGGATTACCAGCCGACCGTCGAGATGATCAATCTGATGCTGAAGATGCAAGGCTACGAGGTCGAGATCGCTTATTGCGGGAAAGAGGGACTGCAAAAAGCGGCCGCTGCCGATTTGATCCTGCTGGACGTGATGATGCCGGAGATGGACGGACTGGAAGTCTGCCGGAGATTAAAAAGCGCGGACTCGACCAAGCATATACCGGTGATCATTGTTTCGATCAGGGCCGACGATCTTGGCAAAGAAGGCCGGGAGATAGGCGCGGCCGCTTATTTGGCTAAACCGTTTGAACCGGAGAGATTGCTTGATTTGATCAAAAAACATTTACCCGGTTAA
- a CDS encoding sigma-70 family RNA polymerase sigma factor, with product MISRKEIEDRIVNILREQFLKYSDETLEKYADKIKALVRWYVSTLPRHVAKAEADDLEQEAKIAFLDCIKTWDPRKGELWTYVSVRLKGSMQDYLRKRGNDPVVGMYEFITSAANVYMAFNSKQIAQEDVDKDMHLDTAMKDLSTKEKTVIDQYYRQDKTFKEIGREIGLSESQVSRICKDATIKLKEHMSSPGETPA from the coding sequence ATGATCAGCCGTAAAGAAATTGAAGATCGGATCGTTAACATCCTGCGCGAGCAATTCCTCAAATACAGCGATGAAACCCTGGAAAAATACGCCGATAAGATCAAGGCGTTGGTCCGCTGGTATGTTTCGACCCTTCCCCGGCACGTCGCCAAAGCCGAAGCGGACGATCTGGAACAAGAGGCCAAGATCGCCTTTCTCGATTGCATCAAGACTTGGGACCCGCGCAAGGGCGAGCTCTGGACCTACGTCTCCGTCCGCCTCAAGGGATCGATGCAGGATTACCTCCGTAAACGAGGCAACGACCCGGTCGTCGGCATGTACGAGTTCATAACTTCCGCGGCCAATGTTTATATGGCCTTCAACAGCAAACAGATCGCCCAGGAAGACGTCGACAAAGATATGCATCTTGATACCGCGATGAAAGACCTCTCTACCAAAGAAAAGACCGTTATCGATCAGTATTACCGCCAAGATAAGACTTTCAAGGAGATCGGCAGGGAGATCGGACTTTCCGAATCGCAGGTTTCCCGGATCTGCAAAGACGCCACGATCAAGCTGAAAGAACACATGAGTTCGCCAGGAGAAACGCCGGCTTAA